In the genome of Arthrobacter sp. PAMC25284, the window AAACCAGGGACACCGTCCAGCCGGCGCCGATCGCCGGATGTCCACAACGCCAGAGATGTGGATATCGGGTCAGGAAAATGCCCTTAGACTGCTGGCATGCCTATCATTCCCGATTCCAAGGACTGGACCTGGGTGCTCACGCGGCCCTGCCCCGAGTGCGGCTTTGACGCTTCCGCAACAACCCCGGCGACCGTGCCCGGAGTTCTCACGAGCATGCTCCCGCGGTGGCGTGCGGCACTGCGCCGGCCGGACGCGGCCGAACGCCCCGACGAGAGCACGTGGTCCGTCCTCGAGTACGGTTGCCACGTCCGGGACGTCTTCGCTCTCTTCGACCACCGCCTGTCCCTCATGCTCACAGAGGACGATGCGCGGTTTGATGACTGGGACCAGGACCTGGCGGCCGTGGAACAGGACTACATCAGCGCCGACCCGACAGAGGTCGGTACCGCATTGACCACAGAGGGCGAACAGAT includes:
- a CDS encoding DinB family protein, yielding MPIIPDSKDWTWVLTRPCPECGFDASATTPATVPGVLTSMLPRWRAALRRPDAAERPDESTWSVLEYGCHVRDVFALFDHRLSLMLTEDDARFDDWDQDLAAVEQDYISADPTEVGTALTTEGEQIAASFALVREEEWGRKGTRSNGSIFTVLTFAQYFLHDVVHHLHDVDG